A genomic stretch from Aerosakkonema funiforme FACHB-1375 includes:
- a CDS encoding dolichyl-phosphate-mannose--protein mannosyltransferase, whose protein sequence is MTFIKKLVPWFKMAIAIVFLLSLALHFWGLSRFNSLVFDEVYYVKYAYNYLTNTPLFDAHPPLGKYMIAIAISIGNYFHFGQDTVNNYVGVPLSPISYRWMNALVGSLLPLIVGAIAYQLSRRPSYALIAALFTTCDGLLLVESRYALINIYLVFFGILGQLFFLLALQQKAFSRWVLLTASGICFGASAGVKWNGLAFLLGIYLIWICAWVMRWAQRGRVADEQRGRVTDSQSPLQNLTRINVFQIVFYLGIIPAIVYYLIWIPHLQINAKTGFGELHQQMLGFHERMQSGPKVHPYCSKWYTWPLMLRPIVYFYETATSKSEPIPSLPPLPAGAEKVIYDVHAMGNPALWWLGAIAILVLVAELGKRVWVWANISGNREPNQVYFPQQKELWILLYVVLNYAANFLPWIKVTRCTFIYLYMGATIFTFLGLAWLVERWLHSPRPRLRIMGVTVIFLILLAFAFWLPVYLGLPLSPQAFKIRMWFPSWI, encoded by the coding sequence ATGACATTTATTAAAAAGCTTGTTCCCTGGTTTAAGATGGCGATCGCAATTGTATTTCTGCTGTCATTGGCTTTGCACTTTTGGGGATTGAGCCGATTTAATTCTCTCGTATTTGATGAAGTTTATTATGTCAAATATGCCTATAACTACTTAACTAACACACCTTTGTTTGATGCCCATCCCCCTTTGGGTAAGTATATGATTGCGATCGCTATATCGATCGGCAATTATTTTCATTTTGGACAAGATACCGTCAATAACTATGTGGGAGTCCCGCTTTCCCCCATTAGTTATCGATGGATGAACGCTCTGGTAGGTTCTTTACTACCATTAATTGTAGGCGCGATCGCTTATCAATTGAGCCGCCGACCCAGTTATGCCTTAATTGCAGCTTTATTTACAACTTGCGATGGTTTACTTCTGGTAGAATCCCGCTACGCTCTGATTAACATTTACTTGGTTTTCTTTGGCATTTTGGGTCAATTATTTTTTCTGTTAGCGCTGCAACAAAAGGCTTTTTCGCGTTGGGTTTTACTGACTGCATCGGGTATTTGTTTTGGAGCGTCCGCAGGAGTTAAATGGAATGGTTTGGCATTTTTATTGGGGATTTATCTAATTTGGATATGTGCTTGGGTAATGCGATGGGCGCAGAGGGGGAGAGTCGCAGATGAGCAGAGGGGGAGAGTCACAGATAGTCAGTCACCTTTGCAAAATCTGACGCGGATTAATGTATTTCAAATTGTCTTTTATTTGGGCATAATCCCAGCTATAGTTTACTACTTAATTTGGATTCCTCACTTACAAATAAACGCCAAGACCGGATTTGGGGAATTGCACCAACAAATGTTAGGATTCCACGAACGGATGCAAAGTGGCCCAAAAGTTCATCCTTATTGTTCTAAATGGTACACTTGGCCTTTGATGTTACGTCCGATCGTATATTTTTACGAAACTGCGACTAGCAAAAGCGAACCGATTCCATCCTTACCGCCATTACCGGCGGGTGCAGAGAAAGTGATTTACGATGTTCATGCGATGGGAAATCCAGCTTTGTGGTGGTTAGGTGCGATCGCAATTTTGGTGCTAGTTGCAGAGTTAGGCAAGCGCGTCTGGGTTTGGGCTAATATATCTGGAAATCGCGAACCAAACCAGGTTTACTTTCCTCAGCAAAAAGAATTGTGGATATTGCTTTATGTAGTCTTAAATTATGCCGCCAACTTTTTGCCTTGGATAAAAGTGACGCGCTGCACTTTTATCTATTTATATATGGGTGCGACAATCTTTACCTTTTTGGGTTTGGCGTGGCTGGTAGAACGCTGGCTGCACAGTCCCAGACCTCGACTGCGAATCATGGGAGTTACCGTTATCTTTTTGATATTGCTGGCTTTTGCCTTCTGGCTACCAGTTTATTTAGGATTGCCTTTATCGCCGCAAGCTTTTAAAATTAGAATGTGGTTTCCCTCCTGGATTTAA
- a CDS encoding pentapeptide repeat-containing protein: MTESPNSRQNSANQPNLPTESPDSASGNGSFADRPRPSEYSASAGTNESDRLLSSLARKEIAIQQNAAAAVAPNRSASWVIVCATALMFVGIILNNFWIGISGSIVALLLSLRLIWPLLQSWLNDLQPHERSQLLGIVGFLAALLGLLKFIGVYDAIGNWLQQIKWDEFGSWAEWTGAVGQIMIAVLAVYIAWRQYVISKDLTIQQNIITQQQTIDAYFQGVSDLALDDEGMLEDWPQERVFAEGRTAAILTSIDAQGKAKVLRFLSQSRLLSPLKRDQHLGRPILNGFGGYEEDREYGVRVIDLGVMLAGANISRTDLRWVELSEANLVRADLSSCDLAHANLSRAILYEANLAGADLKGTRLFYGSAKTASPRSRTILPDYETGAHTGAVVENTDFTDVQRLSEEQRYYCCAWGGEKTRSTIPGGCVGIPNKLGH, translated from the coding sequence ATGACCGAATCGCCTAATTCTCGTCAAAACAGCGCAAATCAGCCAAATTTACCGACAGAAAGTCCAGACTCTGCTAGTGGCAATGGCAGCTTTGCCGATCGACCTCGCCCTAGCGAATATTCAGCATCGGCGGGGACGAACGAATCAGATAGGCTACTATCTAGCCTTGCACGAAAAGAGATTGCCATCCAACAAAATGCCGCCGCCGCTGTTGCGCCAAATCGATCGGCATCTTGGGTTATTGTATGTGCGACAGCCCTGATGTTTGTGGGCATAATCCTCAATAACTTCTGGATCGGTATATCTGGATCGATAGTCGCCCTACTGCTATCCCTGCGCCTAATTTGGCCGCTCCTACAATCGTGGTTAAATGATTTACAGCCCCACGAGCGATCGCAACTCTTAGGCATCGTTGGCTTTTTAGCTGCCTTATTAGGCTTACTTAAGTTTATCGGCGTTTATGATGCGATCGGCAATTGGCTGCAACAAATTAAATGGGATGAATTCGGTTCTTGGGCAGAATGGACTGGTGCTGTAGGGCAAATTATGATCGCCGTTCTCGCCGTTTATATTGCTTGGCGTCAATATGTCATCTCCAAAGACTTGACCATTCAGCAAAATATCATCACCCAACAACAAACAATTGACGCTTACTTTCAAGGTGTCTCCGATCTAGCATTAGATGATGAAGGAATGTTAGAAGATTGGCCTCAAGAACGAGTTTTTGCAGAAGGACGTACAGCAGCTATTCTTACCAGTATCGATGCACAAGGTAAAGCCAAAGTCCTGCGATTTTTGTCCCAGTCCAGGTTACTCAGCCCCCTCAAGCGCGATCAACATTTAGGCAGACCGATTCTCAATGGTTTTGGCGGTTACGAAGAAGACCGCGAATATGGCGTCCGCGTCATCGATCTCGGCGTTATGTTAGCAGGAGCAAATATTTCTCGTACCGATTTGCGCTGGGTAGAACTTAGCGAAGCCAATCTCGTCAGAGCCGATCTTAGCAGCTGCGATTTAGCACACGCTAACCTTTCTCGTGCTATTTTATATGAAGCCAATCTAGCCGGTGCAGATCTCAAAGGAACCCGATTATTTTACGGTTCTGCGAAAACCGCCAGCCCCCGCAGTCGCACGATATTACCTGACTACGAAACAGGCGCTCACACAGGCGCTGTCGTGGAAAATACCGATTTTACTGATGTTCAGCGCTTATCGGAAGAACAGCGTTATTACTGTTGCGCTTGGGGTGGCGAAAAAACTAGATCTACTATTCCTGGCGGTTGTGTTGGTATTCCCAACAAATTAGGACATTAG
- a CDS encoding Gfo/Idh/MocA family protein: MSSPVYFFLTIPIKVGLVGTGYAAKLRAETLQSDPRSHLVAVAGHTPEKTEAFGQTYQAEAFLDWKRLVERPDLDLVIVSSINSEHGAIARAALDAGKHVVVEYPLSLNPTEAAELIALAERKGKLLHVEHIELLGGLHQALKQHLPEIGTAFYARYSTIDPKRPAPRRWTYNSALFGFPFSAALSRIHRLTDLFGTVATVSCQSRFWGKESEFYTACLCTAQLRFTNGLIAEVTYGKGEIFWQAARPFEVHGEQGSLIFDGDRGQLVRGEEMTPIEVGSRRGLFAKETAMVLDRLLEGKPLYVTPNASLYALKVADAARRSAETGQTIEIL; encoded by the coding sequence ATGAGTTCTCCTGTGTATTTTTTTCTCACGATCCCTATAAAGGTGGGGCTGGTCGGTACGGGTTATGCCGCGAAACTGCGGGCAGAAACTTTGCAATCTGACCCCCGCAGTCATCTGGTAGCTGTGGCCGGTCATACGCCAGAAAAGACCGAGGCGTTCGGTCAAACTTACCAAGCGGAAGCTTTTTTGGACTGGAAGCGGCTGGTGGAACGTCCGGATCTGGATTTGGTGATTGTTTCCTCTATTAATAGCGAACACGGTGCGATCGCTCGTGCAGCCCTTGACGCAGGTAAGCACGTTGTAGTAGAATACCCGCTTTCTTTAAACCCAACAGAAGCAGCAGAATTGATTGCTTTAGCCGAAAGAAAAGGCAAACTTCTGCACGTCGAGCATATCGAACTGCTGGGCGGATTGCACCAAGCGCTCAAGCAACACTTACCGGAAATTGGCACGGCATTTTATGCCCGCTACAGTACGATCGATCCGAAAAGACCCGCGCCCCGTAGGTGGACTTACAACTCAGCGTTATTTGGATTTCCGTTTAGCGCTGCCCTTTCCCGCATCCATCGATTGACAGATTTGTTTGGCACAGTTGCCACCGTCAGCTGCCAAAGTCGGTTTTGGGGTAAGGAATCGGAATTTTACACCGCTTGTCTTTGCACTGCCCAATTGCGCTTTACCAATGGGTTAATAGCTGAGGTAACCTATGGCAAAGGGGAAATTTTTTGGCAGGCAGCACGTCCCTTTGAGGTACATGGCGAGCAAGGCAGTCTTATTTTTGATGGCGACCGAGGTCAACTGGTGAGAGGAGAGGAAATGACACCCATTGAGGTAGGCAGCCGACGTGGCTTATTTGCCAAAGAAACTGCTATGGTGTTAGACCGCTTGCTAGAAGGGAAGCCGTTGTACGTGACGCCAAATGCTAGCTTGTATGCGCTCAAAGTGGCCGATGCTGCCCGCCGTTCGGCTGAAACGGGACAAACAATTGAGATTTTATGA